In a single window of the Bacillus mycoides genome:
- a CDS encoding phosphatase PAP2 family protein, which translates to MKKKLHQYELMCIILLFVLFSIIAWRVHVGGVTMMDTYVRDMVKGLQTESSLTFFSYFTKLGSAIGVITTLIISLLVFWKKRYYAAMIVYPMAILTTHLVNKGIKEIVKRDRPSLNEALDALGYSFPSGHAMLSIITFGFLAYIIAANLKSVAGKCGITISMGILIILIGLSRVILNVHYPTDILAGYCAGGILLIIAIYCHRLLTERLGLNNER; encoded by the coding sequence TTGAAGAAAAAGTTACATCAGTATGAGTTAATGTGTATCATTTTATTGTTTGTTCTATTTAGCATCATCGCTTGGAGGGTACATGTAGGTGGTGTTACAATGATGGATACATACGTACGTGATATGGTAAAAGGATTACAAACGGAAAGCTCACTTACATTCTTCTCATACTTTACAAAGCTAGGATCTGCAATTGGAGTTATAACGACACTAATTATAAGCTTGCTCGTTTTTTGGAAAAAGCGTTATTATGCTGCTATGATTGTGTATCCAATGGCTATATTAACGACACACCTTGTTAATAAGGGAATAAAAGAAATTGTAAAAAGAGACCGCCCATCATTAAATGAGGCACTTGACGCACTTGGGTATAGCTTCCCAAGCGGACATGCAATGCTATCTATTATAACATTCGGTTTTCTTGCCTATATCATTGCTGCCAATTTGAAGAGTGTAGCTGGAAAATGTGGTATTACGATTTCGATGGGCATATTAATTATATTGATTGGATTAAGTAGAGTTATTTTAAATGTTCATTACCCGACTGATATTTTAGCTGGTTACTGTGCAGGTGGCATTTTGTTAATCATCGCAATTTATTGTCATCGTTTACTTACCGAGAGATTGGGACTTAATAACGAGAGATAA
- the potD gene encoding spermidine/putrescine ABC transporter substrate-binding protein PotD: MKLVKRLAGIAISFSLAAGVLAGCGEKKEELNIYSWADNFDEQVLKDFEKKYNVKINYDKYASNEEMLAKLQAGGATYDLIQPSDYMVKTMAKMDLLAPLDKKNIPNIENLVSNFKTPAFDPENKYSLVYTWGVTGIAYNKKYVKETPTSWNDLWNEKYKGHVTLLNDSREVLGMGLKKNGFSNSTKEDAQLKTASADLQKLLPNLLAFDTDNIKQKFITEDAWIGTVWSGDAAFIAKDNKDVGYVVPKEGGTIWADTLAIPKGAKNKELAEKFMNYLLDEKVSVKNYESIGYSNPNEKAHPLHSKEYRDNHMIFLTKEELDRTEWLVDVDDKLKDYDRYWTELKTKGK; encoded by the coding sequence ATGAAATTAGTGAAGAGATTAGCTGGTATAGCAATTAGCTTCAGTCTTGCTGCAGGTGTACTTGCTGGTTGTGGTGAGAAAAAAGAAGAATTAAACATTTATAGCTGGGCGGACAATTTTGATGAGCAAGTTTTAAAAGATTTTGAAAAGAAATATAACGTGAAAATTAACTACGATAAATATGCAAGTAATGAAGAAATGCTTGCGAAATTACAAGCTGGTGGCGCGACATATGATTTAATTCAGCCATCTGATTACATGGTGAAAACGATGGCGAAGATGGACTTATTAGCGCCTTTAGATAAGAAGAATATCCCGAACATCGAGAACCTTGTGTCTAACTTTAAAACACCTGCGTTTGATCCAGAGAATAAGTATTCTCTAGTATATACTTGGGGTGTAACAGGAATTGCATACAATAAAAAGTATGTGAAAGAAACACCTACAAGCTGGAATGATTTATGGAACGAGAAATATAAAGGACATGTTACTTTATTAAACGATTCTCGTGAAGTATTAGGAATGGGACTTAAGAAAAACGGTTTCTCTAATAGCACGAAAGAGGATGCACAGTTAAAGACAGCGTCTGCTGATTTGCAGAAGCTACTTCCAAACTTATTAGCATTCGATACAGATAATATTAAACAAAAATTCATTACAGAAGATGCTTGGATCGGGACAGTTTGGTCTGGAGACGCAGCATTCATTGCGAAAGACAATAAAGATGTAGGATACGTTGTACCAAAAGAAGGTGGCACAATTTGGGCTGATACGTTAGCAATTCCAAAAGGTGCGAAAAATAAAGAACTTGCAGAGAAGTTTATGAACTACTTATTAGATGAAAAAGTAAGTGTGAAAAACTACGAGTCAATTGGTTACAGTAATCCAAATGAAAAAGCTCATCCTCTTCATAGTAAAGAATATCGTGATAATCACATGATCTTCTTAACAAAAGAAGAATTAGATCGTACAGAGTGGCTTGTTGATGTAGACGATAAGTTAAAAGACTACGATCGCTACTGGACAGAGCTGAAAACAAAAGGTAAATAA
- the potC gene encoding spermidine/putrescine ABC transporter permease PotC: MKKFLVSYSWLILLFLYFPMMVLMVYSFNDSRINAEWEGFTLHWYTDLFQKQDVIDAFVNSMTIAVITTIVTTVLGVIFAIALHRYKYRFEGAINGLVYLPILIPDILMGLSLLILFSQLGMELGKTTIIIAHITFSISFVVVILAARLSGMGRDLEEAANDLGATPWQTFRYVTFPAIAPGVISAALLTFTLSIDDFVISFFVSGPGSTTLPLYIYSMVKRGVSPEINALSTILIVVIVGLMVLSEIFRNKGADGEENSGGHLPL; this comes from the coding sequence ATGAAGAAGTTTTTAGTTTCTTATTCTTGGTTAATCTTATTGTTTTTGTATTTTCCAATGATGGTTTTAATGGTATATTCCTTCAACGATTCTCGCATTAATGCGGAATGGGAGGGCTTTACACTCCATTGGTATACAGATTTATTTCAAAAACAAGATGTTATTGATGCGTTTGTAAATAGTATGACGATTGCTGTTATAACGACAATTGTGACGACAGTTCTTGGTGTGATTTTTGCTATTGCATTACACCGTTACAAATATCGTTTTGAAGGGGCCATTAACGGTCTTGTATATTTACCAATTTTAATTCCTGATATTTTAATGGGATTATCTTTACTTATCCTATTTAGTCAATTAGGTATGGAACTTGGAAAAACAACAATTATTATTGCACACATTACATTCAGTATTTCATTTGTTGTTGTTATTTTAGCGGCACGTCTTTCTGGTATGGGACGTGATTTAGAAGAGGCTGCAAACGATTTAGGAGCAACGCCGTGGCAAACGTTTCGTTATGTAACGTTTCCAGCAATTGCACCAGGAGTTATTTCAGCCGCATTATTAACATTCACATTATCGATTGATGATTTTGTAATTAGTTTCTTCGTATCAGGACCAGGATCAACAACATTGCCATTATACATTTATAGTATGGTTAAGCGTGGGGTATCGCCTGAAATTAATGCTCTTTCTACAATATTAATTGTTGTAATTGTAGGATTAATGGTGCTATCGGAAATTTTCCGTAATAAAGGTGCAGACGGTGAAGAGAACTCTGGAGGACACCTTCCTTTATAA
- the potB gene encoding spermidine/putrescine ABC transporter permease PotB, producing MKKGKLLALPTVVWLLLFFLIPLLFVLAFAFMQRGAYGTVEMKFTLDNIARVFDPLYMGTLWETVKIAVITTVLCLLIGYPFAYTITIVDRKYRSILLLLATIPFWINFLVRSYAWIVILRSQGLVNTLLLKLGIISEPLNLLYNTPSVILGMVYSLLPFMILPVYAAIEQLDKRKLEAAYDLGATPVKAFWNVTVPMTMSGITTGSILVFVSSIGMFVVSDVMGGSKVALIGNVIQNQFLGSRDWPFGSALSMIVVLFSVLLIYLYYRATKVYKYDGNGGE from the coding sequence TTGAAGAAAGGGAAATTACTCGCATTACCTACAGTCGTATGGCTGTTACTCTTCTTCCTAATTCCACTTCTGTTCGTATTAGCATTTGCCTTCATGCAGCGCGGAGCATACGGGACAGTGGAAATGAAATTTACATTAGATAACATAGCACGTGTGTTTGATCCATTATATATGGGGACGTTATGGGAAACAGTGAAGATAGCTGTTATTACGACAGTACTATGTTTATTAATCGGTTATCCATTCGCCTATACAATTACAATTGTTGATCGTAAATATCGTTCTATCCTTCTATTATTGGCAACGATTCCGTTCTGGATTAACTTTCTTGTTCGTTCATACGCATGGATTGTTATTTTACGTTCACAAGGTCTTGTAAACACATTGCTATTGAAACTAGGTATTATTAGTGAACCTTTAAATCTGCTATATAATACGCCTTCTGTAATACTCGGAATGGTATATTCTTTATTACCATTTATGATTTTACCAGTGTATGCAGCAATTGAGCAGCTTGATAAGCGTAAGCTAGAGGCGGCTTATGATTTAGGAGCAACACCAGTAAAGGCATTTTGGAATGTAACAGTACCGATGACGATGTCAGGGATTACAACTGGTTCTATTTTAGTATTCGTTTCTTCTATCGGAATGTTTGTTGTATCAGACGTTATGGGTGGATCGAAAGTAGCATTAATCGGAAACGTAATTCAAAACCAATTCTTAGGTTCACGTGACTGGCCATTTGGTTCCGCGTTATCTATGATTGTTGTTCTATTCTCTGTTCTGTTAATTTACTTATATTATCGTGCAACGAAAGTATATAAATATGATGGAAACGGAGGGGAATAG
- the potA gene encoding spermidine/putrescine ABC transporter ATP-binding protein PotA, with translation MKKIIKVEAVEKHFGNQVIIPPLSLDIKEGEFLTILGPSGCGKTTLLRMIAGFETPTKGNLLLDDEKINDLPPYKRHMNLVFQHYALFPHMNVEKNICFGMKMQKVSAAEQKERAEEAMRLTQLLEFRNRKPSKLSGGQQQRVAIARAIVNNPRVLLLDEPLGALDFKLRKDLQRELKNLQRNLGITFIYVTHDQEEAMSMSDRIVVMNKGHIEQVGTPKEIYNKPKTLFVATFIGENNIVKNGENYVAVRPENVKVRSVEEPILKEYHLGHIEDIEFVGNMEKLYVREEKTAELLMAYQTAEEATQWSIGDNVYVGWEQEDEVTLN, from the coding sequence ATGAAAAAGATTATTAAAGTTGAAGCAGTAGAAAAACATTTTGGAAATCAAGTGATTATCCCCCCTCTTTCTTTAGATATTAAAGAAGGAGAATTTTTAACAATTTTAGGACCGAGTGGTTGCGGGAAAACGACTTTACTTCGTATGATCGCAGGATTTGAAACCCCAACTAAAGGGAATCTTTTATTAGATGATGAAAAGATTAACGATTTGCCGCCATACAAGCGTCATATGAATTTAGTGTTCCAACATTACGCACTATTCCCACATATGAATGTTGAAAAAAATATTTGTTTCGGTATGAAAATGCAAAAAGTATCAGCAGCAGAACAGAAAGAACGTGCGGAAGAGGCAATGCGTTTAACGCAGTTACTTGAGTTCCGTAATCGTAAACCTTCGAAGCTTTCTGGTGGACAGCAGCAGCGTGTAGCAATTGCAAGAGCAATTGTAAACAACCCACGTGTATTACTATTAGATGAGCCACTTGGAGCGCTTGACTTTAAGTTAAGAAAAGATTTGCAACGTGAATTGAAAAACTTACAACGTAATTTAGGAATTACGTTCATATATGTAACGCACGATCAAGAAGAAGCGATGAGTATGAGTGATCGTATTGTCGTTATGAATAAAGGGCATATCGAACAAGTCGGCACGCCTAAGGAAATTTACAATAAGCCGAAAACATTGTTTGTTGCGACGTTTATCGGTGAAAATAATATCGTGAAAAATGGGGAAAACTACGTAGCAGTTCGCCCTGAAAATGTAAAAGTTCGCTCGGTTGAAGAGCCAATTTTAAAAGAATACCATCTTGGACATATTGAAGATATTGAATTTGTTGGAAATATGGAAAAGCTATATGTACGTGAGGAGAAAACAGCGGAATTACTAATGGCATACCAAACTGCTGAAGAAGCAACGCAGTGGAGCATTGGAGATAATGTATATGTAGGCTGGGAGCAAGAGGACGAGGTGACCTTAAATTGA
- a CDS encoding aldehyde dehydrogenase yields MSISSIVNKQKEYFYKGHTRSLETRKNNLKKLYEGIQRFEDEIFQALKLDLNKSVHESFTTEIGYVLKEISFQMKHISSWSKPKRVRTALTHFGSKGKVVPEPYGVTLIIAPWNYPFQLAIAPLVGALAAGNTVVLKPSELTPNVSKVLTRMLGELFPEELVSVVEGGAEESTALLKEPFDYIFFTGSVGIGKVVMEAAAKKLTPLTLELGGKSPCIVHKDAKLDVTARRIVWGKFLNAGQTCVAPDYMYVHSSVKEQLIEALRHEIAEQYGKDALQNDNYVRIVSERHFERLCTFLQDGKPVIGGNYTKETLHIEPTVLTNVTWQSAVMEDEIFGPILPIIEYDKIEEVIETIQYHPKPLALYVFSEDRKVQEKVTSNISYGGGCINDVVYHLATPYLPFGGVGSSGLGSYHGEQSFRTFSHYKSILSQSTAFDMKIRYSSTKSALKFIRKLLK; encoded by the coding sequence ATGAGTATTTCCTCTATTGTAAATAAACAAAAGGAATATTTTTATAAAGGACATACGAGGAGTCTAGAGACGAGAAAGAATAATTTGAAGAAGCTTTATGAAGGAATTCAGCGTTTTGAGGATGAGATTTTTCAAGCGTTGAAATTAGATTTGAATAAATCAGTTCACGAATCATTTACAACAGAAATTGGATATGTACTAAAAGAGATTTCTTTTCAAATGAAGCATATTTCATCTTGGAGTAAACCAAAGCGTGTTCGCACAGCTCTTACTCATTTTGGATCGAAGGGGAAAGTGGTGCCAGAACCGTATGGTGTGACGCTTATTATCGCACCGTGGAACTATCCGTTTCAATTAGCGATTGCACCACTCGTAGGAGCATTGGCAGCTGGCAATACAGTCGTTTTAAAGCCGTCAGAGTTAACGCCAAACGTTTCAAAAGTGCTTACGAGAATGTTAGGTGAATTATTCCCAGAAGAGCTTGTATCGGTAGTAGAAGGCGGTGCTGAGGAAAGCACTGCACTTTTAAAGGAACCGTTTGACTATATTTTCTTTACAGGTAGTGTTGGTATCGGAAAAGTTGTGATGGAAGCAGCGGCGAAAAAATTAACGCCGCTTACGTTAGAGCTTGGCGGGAAAAGCCCATGTATTGTACATAAAGATGCAAAGCTAGATGTAACCGCAAGACGTATCGTTTGGGGCAAGTTTTTGAATGCTGGGCAGACGTGTGTAGCGCCTGATTATATGTACGTTCATTCTTCAGTGAAAGAGCAGTTAATCGAGGCATTAAGACATGAAATCGCAGAGCAATATGGAAAAGATGCTTTGCAAAATGACAATTATGTGCGAATTGTGAGTGAGCGTCATTTTGAACGTTTATGTACATTTTTGCAAGATGGTAAACCTGTGATTGGCGGGAATTATACGAAAGAAACATTACACATCGAACCGACAGTGTTAACGAATGTTACATGGCAAAGTGCTGTTATGGAAGATGAAATTTTTGGGCCGATTTTACCAATTATAGAATATGACAAAATAGAAGAGGTAATTGAAACGATTCAGTACCATCCAAAGCCGTTAGCACTATATGTATTTTCTGAAGATAGAAAAGTGCAAGAGAAAGTGACGAGTAATATTTCATATGGCGGAGGATGTATAAATGATGTCGTATATCATCTTGCAACGCCATATTTACCTTTTGGGGGCGTTGGAAGTAGTGGATTAGGCAGCTATCATGGTGAACAAAGTTTTCGGACTTTTTCCCATTATAAAAGCATTTTGTCCCAATCTACAGCATTCGACATGAAAATTCGTTACTCTTCTACAAAAAGTGCTTTAAAATTCATACGAAAGTTGTTAAAATGA
- the inhA1 gene encoding M6 family metalloprotease immune inhibitor InhA1: protein MKKKPFKVLSSIALTAVLGLSFGAGSQSVYAETPENKTATSPVDDHLIPEERLANALKKRGVIDSSASGTETKKAVEKYVEKKKGENPGKEAASGDQLTKDASDFLKKVKDAKADTKEKSEQPANGTTAGTGPVRGGLNGKVPTSPAKQKEYNGEVRKDKVLVLLVEYADFKHNNIDKEPGYMYSNDFNKEHYEKMLFGNEPFALEDGSKIETFKQYYEEQSGGSYTVDGTVTKWLTVPGKAADYGADAGTGHDNKGPKGPRDLVKDALKAAVDSGLDLSQFDQFDQYDVNGDGNQNQPDGLIDHLMIIHAGVGQEAGGGKLGDDAIWSHRWTVGPKPFAIEGTQAKVPYWGGNMAAFDYTIEPEDGAVGVFAHEYGHDLGLPDEYDTQYSGDGEPVEAWSIMSGGSWAGKIAGTTPTSLSPQNKEFFQKTIGGNWANIVEVDYEKLNKGIGLATYLDQSVTKSDRPGLIRVNLPDKDVKGIQPAFGKQYYYSTKGDDLHTTMETPLFDLTKATTAKFDYKSLYEIEAEYDFLEVHAVTEDGQKTLIERIGEKANSGNAATTNGKWVDKSYDLSQFKGKKVKLVFEYITDGGLALNGFTLDNASLTVDGNVAFSDDAEGTPQFKLDGFVASNGMDKKKHNYYVEWRNYAGSDNALKFARGPVYNTGMVVWYADSAYTDNWVGVHPGHGFLGVVDSHPEAIAGTLNGKPTFTSSTRFQIADAAFSFDKTPAWKVVSPTRGTFVYDGLPGVPKFDDSKKYINEQIPDAGRILPKLGLKFEVVGQADDNSAGAVRLYR, encoded by the coding sequence ATGAAAAAGAAACCATTTAAAGTGTTATCATCAATTGCTTTGACAGCTGTTCTAGGCTTGTCGTTTGGTGCTGGAAGCCAGTCTGTATATGCTGAAACGCCGGAGAACAAGACAGCTACAAGCCCAGTTGATGATCACTTAATCCCAGAAGAGAGATTAGCAAATGCGCTAAAAAAACGTGGGGTAATTGATTCATCTGCTTCAGGGACAGAAACAAAGAAAGCTGTCGAAAAGTATGTAGAGAAAAAGAAGGGTGAAAATCCTGGGAAAGAAGCGGCAAGTGGGGACCAACTTACGAAAGATGCATCTGACTTTTTAAAGAAAGTGAAAGATGCAAAGGCAGATACGAAAGAAAAATCAGAGCAGCCAGCAAACGGGACTACAGCAGGAACAGGTCCAGTTAGAGGAGGCTTAAATGGGAAAGTACCAACTTCACCTGCTAAGCAAAAAGAGTATAACGGTGAAGTTCGTAAAGATAAAGTACTTGTTTTACTTGTAGAGTACGCTGATTTCAAGCATAACAATATTGATAAAGAGCCTGGCTACATGTATTCTAACGATTTTAACAAAGAACATTATGAAAAAATGTTATTCGGTAATGAGCCATTCGCGTTAGAGGATGGAAGCAAAATCGAAACGTTTAAACAATATTACGAAGAGCAATCAGGTGGTAGTTACACAGTGGACGGAACAGTCACAAAATGGTTAACAGTTCCAGGTAAAGCTGCTGATTACGGTGCAGATGCTGGTACAGGTCATGATAATAAAGGACCAAAAGGACCACGTGATCTAGTAAAAGATGCATTAAAAGCGGCTGTAGATAGCGGACTTGATTTATCACAGTTTGATCAGTTCGATCAATATGATGTAAATGGTGATGGGAATCAAAATCAACCGGACGGTTTAATCGATCACTTAATGATTATTCATGCGGGTGTTGGACAAGAAGCTGGCGGTGGTAAATTAGGTGATGATGCAATTTGGTCACATCGCTGGACAGTTGGACCAAAACCATTCGCAATTGAAGGTACACAAGCGAAAGTTCCATATTGGGGCGGAAATATGGCAGCATTCGACTACACAATTGAACCAGAAGATGGCGCGGTTGGTGTATTCGCACATGAATATGGCCATGATTTAGGTCTTCCAGATGAGTATGATACACAGTATAGCGGTGATGGTGAACCGGTTGAAGCTTGGTCTATTATGAGTGGCGGAAGCTGGGCTGGTAAAATCGCAGGAACAACGCCAACGAGTTTATCACCACAAAATAAAGAGTTTTTCCAAAAAACAATCGGTGGTAACTGGGCGAATATCGTAGAAGTAGATTACGAGAAATTAAATAAAGGTATCGGTCTGGCAACATACTTAGACCAAAGTGTTACGAAGTCAGATCGTCCAGGTCTGATTCGTGTTAACTTACCAGATAAAGATGTAAAAGGAATTCAGCCTGCATTTGGTAAACAGTATTACTACAGCACAAAAGGTGATGACCTTCATACAACGATGGAAACGCCACTATTCGATTTAACGAAAGCAACGACTGCAAAATTCGATTATAAGTCATTGTATGAAATCGAAGCAGAGTACGATTTCCTTGAAGTACACGCTGTAACAGAAGATGGACAAAAAACGTTGATTGAAAGAATTGGTGAGAAAGCAAATAGTGGAAATGCAGCTACGACAAATGGAAAATGGGTTGATAAATCATATGATTTAAGTCAATTCAAAGGTAAGAAAGTGAAACTAGTATTTGAATATATTACAGACGGTGGATTGGCGTTAAATGGATTTACACTTGATAATGCGTCACTAACTGTAGATGGAAATGTTGCATTCTCTGATGATGCAGAAGGTACACCACAATTCAAATTGGACGGTTTCGTTGCATCTAACGGAATGGATAAGAAAAAGCATAACTACTATGTAGAGTGGAGAAACTATGCGGGTTCAGATAACGCATTGAAATTTGCTCGCGGTCCAGTATATAACACTGGTATGGTTGTATGGTATGCGGATTCAGCTTACACAGATAACTGGGTTGGCGTACATCCAGGACATGGTTTCCTTGGTGTAGTTGACTCTCATCCAGAAGCAATTGCAGGAACTTTAAATGGCAAACCAACATTTACAAGCAGTACGCGATTCCAAATTGCTGATGCGGCGTTCTCATTCGACAAAACGCCAGCTTGGAAAGTTGTATCTCCAACGCGTGGAACATTCGTATACGATGGATTACCAGGGGTACCGAAGTTCGATGACTCTAAAAAGTATATTAATGAGCAGATTCCAGATGCAGGACGTATTTTACCGAAGCTTGGTCTGAAGTTTGAAGTAGTAGGACAAGCTGATGATAATTCTGCAGGTGCTGTTCGTTTATACCGTTAA
- a CDS encoding anti-repressor SinI family protein, producing MYKDKADSLDQEWIDLILEALDAGIALQDIEHFFQRMKHTSQAQ from the coding sequence TTGTACAAAGATAAGGCTGACTCACTAGATCAAGAATGGATTGATTTAATACTTGAAGCTCTAGATGCTGGCATTGCCCTGCAAGATATTGAACACTTTTTTCAACGTATGAAGCATACGAGCCAGGCTCAATAG
- a CDS encoding helix-turn-helix domain-containing protein codes for MIGERIKRLRLQKGISLTELAEKAGVAKSYISSIERNLQKNPSIQFLEKIAAVLQIPVDTLLHDETTTEGHLDSEWTQLVKDAMSSGVSKEQFREFLEFTQWKKNQQ; via the coding sequence ATGATAGGAGAACGTATAAAACGCCTTCGTTTACAAAAAGGCATTTCATTAACAGAACTCGCCGAAAAAGCTGGTGTCGCTAAATCTTACATTAGTTCTATAGAACGAAATTTACAAAAAAACCCTTCTATTCAGTTTCTTGAAAAAATTGCAGCTGTTCTACAAATTCCAGTTGATACTTTACTTCACGATGAAACAACAACGGAGGGTCACCTAGACTCCGAATGGACACAGCTCGTTAAAGATGCGATGAGCTCTGGTGTCTCAAAAGAACAGTTTCGTGAATTTCTCGAATTTACACAATGGAAGAAAAATCAACAATAA
- the calY gene encoding biofilm matrix protein CalY → MSLKKKLGMGVASAALGLSLIGGGTFAYFSDKEVSNNTFAAGTLDLTLNPKTLVDIKDLKPGDSVKKEFLLKNDGTLAIKDVKLATKYTVADAKGDNAGEDFGKHIKVKFLWNWDKQSEPVYETTLADLQNADPDLLAKDIFAPEWGEKGGLEAGTEDYLWVQFVFEENGQDQNKFQGDSLNLEWTFNANQTDGEEK, encoded by the coding sequence GTGAGTCTGAAAAAGAAATTAGGTATGGGAGTTGCATCAGCAGCATTGGGGTTATCTTTAATTGGTGGAGGAACATTCGCTTACTTTAGCGATAAAGAAGTATCAAACAATACATTTGCAGCTGGGACGTTAGATCTTACATTAAACCCTAAAACGCTTGTAGATATTAAAGATTTAAAACCAGGGGATTCTGTTAAGAAAGAGTTCTTATTAAAGAACGACGGTACGTTAGCAATTAAAGATGTTAAATTAGCTACAAAGTACACTGTTGCAGATGCAAAGGGCGATAATGCTGGTGAAGACTTCGGTAAGCATATTAAAGTGAAATTCCTTTGGAACTGGGATAAACAAAGCGAGCCTGTATATGAAACAACTTTAGCTGATTTACAAAATGCTGATCCAGATCTTTTAGCTAAAGACATCTTTGCTCCTGAGTGGGGAGAAAAAGGTGGCTTAGAAGCTGGTACAGAGGACTATCTATGGGTACAATTTGTATTCGAAGAGAATGGTCAAGATCAAAACAAATTCCAAGGCGATTCATTGAACTTAGAATGGACATTCAATGCTAACCAAACAGATGGAGAAGAAAAATAA
- a CDS encoding DUF4047 domain-containing protein, with the protein MLKAPRKFKKMLILPCLCSIIFYLGSQMMTYTEAAFIHETKVQATISTASIFPKTVDQLTEQAKQHKEVILHEYEEMKSKVTFTSTQELEQALVTWKQGREKIVTERELLQKVYASIENPYNKVKEELKGNKSESNKQVFSYVNAGFHIVKEHCEYVDKEVNLQVIDKQIQAFEKLLVDETAKQVSEAEKQKKLEESKKQEEAKKLEESKKQEEAKKLEESKKQEEAKKLEESKKQEEAKKLEESKKQEEAKKLEESKKQEEAKKLEESKKQEEAKKLEESKKQEEKKE; encoded by the coding sequence ATGCTGAAGGCACCTCGCAAATTCAAAAAGATGCTTATATTGCCATGTTTGTGCTCTATTATTTTTTATTTAGGTTCTCAAATGATGACTTATACAGAGGCAGCTTTCATTCATGAGACGAAAGTGCAGGCTACTATTTCTACAGCAAGTATTTTTCCAAAAACAGTTGATCAGTTGACAGAACAAGCTAAGCAACATAAGGAAGTAATTTTGCATGAGTATGAAGAGATGAAATCGAAAGTAACTTTCACTTCTACTCAAGAATTAGAACAGGCGCTTGTTACGTGGAAGCAAGGACGTGAGAAAATTGTTACTGAGAGGGAACTGTTACAAAAGGTATATGCATCAATAGAAAATCCTTATAACAAAGTGAAAGAAGAGTTAAAGGGAAATAAAAGTGAATCTAATAAGCAAGTATTCTCGTATGTGAATGCTGGTTTTCATATAGTTAAAGAGCACTGTGAGTATGTTGATAAAGAGGTTAATTTACAGGTGATTGATAAACAAATTCAAGCTTTTGAAAAATTATTAGTAGATGAAACAGCAAAGCAAGTGAGTGAGGCTGAGAAGCAAAAGAAATTAGAAGAGAGTAAGAAGCAAGAAGAAGCGAAAAAGCTAGAAGAGAGCAAGAAACAAGAAGAGGCGAAAAAGTTAGAAGAGAGTAAGAAGCAAGAAGAAGCGAAAAAGCTAGAAGAGAGCAAGAAACAAGAAGAGGCGAAAAAGCTAGAAGAGAGTAAGAAACAAGAAGAGGCGAAAAAACTAGAAGAGAGTAAGAAACAAGAAGAGGCGAAAAAACTAGAAGAGAGTAAAAAGCAGGAAGAGGCGAAAAAACTAGAAGAGAGTAAGAAGCAAGAAGAAAAGAAGGAATAG